ACAGGGATGGGGACAAAGTCAGATGCCTCCAGGAGACCCTTCTCCCTGCCCCCCCAGGGCAGGCCTGTGCCCAGCAATGAGACCCAGAGGCCAGGTTCAGGAGGCAGCTGCATTTCTTCAAGGCAGAGGGGTGGGGCCGGGCACTGGTGGGGCAGTAGGGTGGGCAGGGCTCTACAGCAGGAGCCCCAGGAGCGGGGTGAGCGTGAGGGCGAAGGCCAGGCTGTGGGGGCTGCCCAGGGAGGGCGCCCCGTCCACATTGCACAGCTCAGTGTTGCAGCAGGATACTGGCCGGGTCTGGCCGATGCCGTCGACATCCGAGGGCTCACACCTGCTGGCGCAGGATTTGGTCACTGTGGAGTCTCCCAGGAAGGGGTACACTGTGGAGTACAGGAGGCATTGGCCCTCAGGGTCAGTTCTTTACTgcttcccagccccagccccagagtcCCCCATCCCCGTGGTCCCTGCTGAGTGAGGGGCCAGGGGCACACATGGCGTTGTGCGGTTGGGTTCCTGGCCTCCCTCACtaggaggaagaggggaaggagggagaaagcCCAAGTGGTCCTATAGCTGGTGGCTTCATGCTGACAGGGGGCCCAGCTGGCCAGGGGAGACTGGGCTGGAGGCAGCTGTGACCCTGGGTCCCAGCCCTGCCCCACCCAATGCCTACTGACCAATCTCTCGGGAGTAGAGCGTGGTCTTGCACATGGTTTCGTTGGCACCGCAGTTGGTGATGGTGATGCAGCTGGACACACCCG
This genomic interval from Callospermophilus lateralis isolate mCalLat2 chromosome 16, mCalLat2.hap1, whole genome shotgun sequence contains the following:
- the Lypd2 gene encoding ly6/PLAUR domain-containing protein 2, which codes for MQGMRLALLALALATCGELAMALKCYTCLEPTGVSSCITITNCGANETMCKTTLYSREIVYPFLGDSTVTKSCASRCEPSDVDGIGQTRPVSCCNTELCNVDGAPSLGSPHSLAFALTLTPLLGLLL